AGCAGCTGTGACACCAATCCCCCATTCCTGGTCCTTCTGGTCACCAGTGCCCAGGACCTGTTGGAAGCTCGCTCGGCCATtcggcagacatgggggagagagCGGACAACCCatggccagagggtggtgacctaCTTCCTGCTGGGGTACAGCCGAGAGCATCAGGAGCAGCTGCTGAAAGAAAGTTCACTGCACAAGGACATCATCCAGAAAAATTTCACCGACTCTTATTCCAACCTGACCACCAAGGTACTGATGGGGCTGGAGTGGGTGAACCGATTCTGTCCGTCCACCTCCTTCGTGATGAAGACCGATTCCGACATGTTTGTCAACCCGGATTATCTGACCGAGCTCTTGTTGGGAATGAATCGCAAGGACTTCTTCACTGGCCTTGTTATGAGGGGTTTAAGGCCCATTAGGGCCCAATCCAGTAAGTGGTATATTAGTGAACAGGAATATCCTCAGAATAGCTATCCGCCATTTTGTTCCGGCACTGGGTACGTGCTTTCGACCGATGTTGCCAATGGAGTCTGGAATGTTTCCAGGATCATTCCCTACTTTAAACTGGAGGATGTTTACGTCGGGCTGTGCTTGGCGGAGTTGAAGGTTGATCCTGTGGAAATCCACTCGGAGCAGAAATTCCACAATTGGAAGgtgacattttctgtttgtggTTTTCGGAAACTTGTCACCTCTCACAGGGTGAATCCCTCTGAGCTGCTGAGCTACTGGAAATCACTGGAGGATGCAGCAGATAAGCATTGCCCTGGAGACaggtgaaggagggaggccattttGAAGATGTCTCACTTCCCACAATTCCTGTGCTGTTCAGCATCAATACAACCTTGTAAGGTCCCCTCATTGTGCTGATACTGTTTGGAAAATACTCAACGTACTGCCAGAACTATCTGTACAGATGCTGTCACATGTTTCTCGGCTGGGACAGTGTTTAATTTAACTCTCCACTGTAAGAAATTCTCTCTCTGAACAcatttgtgggtggcacggtggcacagtggttagcactgctgcctcacattgccagggttcaattccggcctcaggtcactgtctgggtggagtttgcacgttctccccgtgtctgcgtgggtttcctccgggtgctccggtttcctcccacagtccaaggatgtgcgggttaggtggattcgtcacggtaaattgcctcttcatgTTAGGGATGAGCAGGGAAAATACttgggataatggggatagggcctgggttggtttgttgttggtgcagactcaatgggccgaatggcctccttctgcactgcaggattctatgatttcctcttctctctccacatttCCAATGGAAGCGGCCTGTATGGAGTGGCCATGCTGTAATCGCACCCTCCTCCCAGTGATGGTGCTGTGGAGCCTCAGTGTGACCTCTCCCAGATTCTCAGCCTGGACCAGAACCAAATCCACATCTCTCCATCCCAAACTGTCATTGGGtgtcattttaaaattaattatatGTATAATCAGGATATATATGTTTAAGATAATTAGTAAACGAATCAGAgtgaagatgtggagaatttgtctGATACTGTGAGCTGATATGATCAGCTGGCAGTGCGGTTTAAGGAGATTCAGGAATAACTTTCCAAAGGGGAACTGGATAAACAGGGGGAAATtttacagggttatgggggaaaagctggGTGAGATTGGAACTGATTAGAGAGCCTCTTTTCACAGGGACAGGGATTATCGAAACGGTCAAATTAATCCAAATGCTCTTCAGGGAACAAAATGTCTGAAATTTCTAATCTCGAAAATAAGGTTTCTGAagtaaatacaaaaaaaaaatcatgttcaaTTTCACATCTGTGTGCCGCAAtgttattgccactggactagtaatctaaagAGCCAtggtaatggtctggggacacagttcgaatcccactatggaaggcggtgaaatttgaatttaataaaagaaaatctggaattaataatctaccgatgaccatgaaatcattgtcgattgttgtaaaaacacgtCTGATTCACTAaagttctttcgggaaggaaatctgccgtcctgccCCGGTCTggacgacatgtgactccagagccacagcaacgtggttgactcggGAACGGTCtttaatgctggcccagcctgcaacacccatatcccatgaaacaaTATTTGCCCTGGTTTGGTTATTGCTTTAAGAGCCTTCTGTAATGGTTTTACTTTAAAGCTAGAGAATGCTTCAAAAACCGAATATGGGTGGTATTCTCTGGTTTCATCCATACCTGTCTCCTGCCAGCAGAATTAGTGCttagccaaaacttcattcactgctcagcaccggagaatcccagccggggaCGAGGTCAGAGGCTTTCAGCACATTCCTTTTTGAAGATAAGACCAGATCACAATAAACAGCAagagtaggccttttggccccttcgtcttttccaccattcaataagatcagggttgatctgattgtggccttaactccactttttcctgtctgttcccccctcctcccccccactcataACTCTTAACTCCCTTGTCGATCTGTCTaacatgacccagcctccactggggcagagaatttcaaagattaatgCCCTcctcaatgaaataatatctcctTATCATCATCCTAAACGGGAGACCCTGTATTTTTAATCGGCCCtgagttctagactctcccacaggaggaaatatcctctcagcatccatcctgccgactcccctcagaatcttacatttCAAGATAgtcgcctttcattcttctaaactccaatgagaatTGGCCCAAACTGCGCAACCTTTCTTGATAAGACAAATCCCTTTGTCATGGGAATCAGCCgagcgaaccttctctgaactgtttccatagaatccctacagtgcagaaagaggctattcggtctatcgagtctgcactgactttccgaaagagcagcttacccagacccaccctcaccccgccctatccctgtaaccctgagaTTTCAACATAGCTCATCTACCCaaactatacatctttggacactaaggggcaatttagcatggccaatccagctaatctgcacatctttctgactgtgggaggaaaccggagcacccggaggaaacccacgcagacacggggagaacgtgcagactccacacagacagtgacccgagccaggaatcgaacccacgtccctggctaaccactgtgccaccgtgctatctaATGTAATTATATCCTTCTATAAGGAAGGTGGCCGACACTGCACAGTACTctcggtgtggtctcaccaactccTATACAGCTGTAGCTAAGGTTCTTTTACACTCCACTCTCCTTATAATTTATGCCAACATTCCCCTTGACatcccaattacttgctgtacctacatacttACCTTTTGTGCttcatgtactaggacacccagatccctctaccacAGATTACCCATGCACTTAACCTTGCTATATCCCTTTGCGGACTCtttgtatccctctcacaactCACTTTCCTATCTTTCTTAATTagtaaatttagctaccatacactcaatcccttcatccaaatcattaagataGGCTGTATGTAGTTGGGGGCCCAGTAACGATCCCTGTGTTGCTCCTCTGGTTACAGTTTGTTAACTCAAAAAGGACCCATTTGTCCCTACTCTGCTTCTTGtttgctaaccaatcctctatccgtgctaaTATGTTATCCCCAACACCATGGGTCCATGTAGTAACCTTTGTTGCAGAGAGGAGCAGGTTAATTCAAATGGCACTAATTTCACCACCCCTCCATATATAGAAAGTTGCTTCATTTTGTTACCTCCCTTATAAGCAGTGGTATATTTCCCAACCTCTCTAATTTGATGCCATCCAATTTGCAATTAACAAACTC
The Mustelus asterias chromosome 16, sMusAst1.hap1.1, whole genome shotgun sequence DNA segment above includes these coding regions:
- the LOC144505547 gene encoding beta-1,3-galactosyltransferase 5-like, encoding MKIFLAGSCSFKLLPRKKCFLFLVPSLMIFITLGYLSQYSVHHWHFAKLKGHSFLMLPNSSCDTNPPFLVLLVTSAQDLLEARSAIRQTWGRERTTHGQRVVTYFLLGYSREHQEQLLKESSLHKDIIQKNFTDSYSNLTTKVLMGLEWVNRFCPSTSFVMKTDSDMFVNPDYLTELLLGMNRKDFFTGLVMRGLRPIRAQSSKWYISEQEYPQNSYPPFCSGTGYVLSTDVANGVWNVSRIIPYFKLEDVYVGLCLAELKVDPVEIHSEQKFHNWKVTFSVCGFRKLVTSHRVNPSELLSYWKSLEDAADKHCPGDR